In the genome of Brachypodium distachyon strain Bd21 chromosome 3, Brachypodium_distachyon_v3.0, whole genome shotgun sequence, the window gGCCGGTCGGGTCGGCTGGGCCTCGACCCAGTTAACtgctgataaaaaaaaaccaggaAACCGCGGGGGAGTTCCTCAGCCCGGTCGGGCGCAGCCCGCACATCGCAGAAGCCCACGACGGCCCCCAAGTGCGCCTTTGCGCGCAAAGAGAGCCCAAGgcgcaattttttttgtgaaaaagCCCCTTCGGGGCATGGGAATTTTGGGCCGGGCCCCTGCGTCTCTGAAAATTAACGTCGAGGCCCTCTGAACTTCCCGAAAACCCACAAGAAAACCTCCAAGTTCAGAATTTCGCAAGAAAGACCTTCGTGGCAACGGTTTCTTACAAAGAAGACCTCAAAAACGTCTATTTCTCTCAAAATAGACTTCAAAGCCAGTGAAACTCTGCAAAGGAACCCACCTGGGCTTCTTTCCTCATAGAGAAACTTGCCCAGCCGGTGGTTCTCCACGCGAAAGTTCCAAGGCCCTAATTTTCCGCAAGAAAATTCCCAGGAGCCTTTGGGATGCACCGAAACTCACAAGGCCGTAGTTTTGTGAAAAGCCCACCTGGGTctatttttcttctcaagGAAAATTGCCTAGCTGGTGGCCCCTCCGACGAGAAGCCTCGAAGGTCTCAAGTCTACTGGGAAAACTTCTGAAACTACAAGCATCTCACAAGGTAGCCCCATAGGCCCGGTTTCGTCGTAAAACCTACCTAGCCGGTGGCAAGTCCCAAGGGAAGTTACGATCTAGGTATCGGAAGAAGAATCTCAGCACGCCATCGACATTGAGGTTGACCCAAAAGCATTCCCAATGCCTCCACCTCAAGagggctactgttgtaatataataaaatccttacacGGGCCGGACCATAATCCTACGtgacgacgaccaagtcaacaaatcaCAAAGACCGGTCAAATTGCTATCAAGGCATAGCTATGCCAACTAAgcgccggtcaaaggagtcaacgAGTCAAACCTCTCATGACATGGTCAAAGGAAAAGAGGAGCTTGAGTAGTGGCCAAGAAAGGTGGACGAATGAGTTTACCACTTTGCCCtcactttccctctcccttaAGGGTagtcatggtcttttgtcatggacgcCTAGACTATAAATActccccatgggggcatgtataattcactctccattggaataagatcaaaggaaAGAGGGATAGAGCAACCTAAGcagcccgctctcgagtgcttgggtcgagtctagtctcgactcgacctcggggcACGACTtaggaagcctagtttcgaggttctaGGCCATCTAGTACGatctcgactcgaagtagagggatcgggttagagtctcgagggtatcccaacctcgctacttgggaagacaagttcggcccaagtccgaggcggcccctagagatctctcgccataggtgatttgggaagacgagttcgacACAAACACccggctaacgaccccctcaaagcctctcctaacataggactaagtcgtgccCGTAGGGTCGactgaacctattcaaaaaatatcgacgtgtcaacttgtccaaatgtacggcgaccttcgctataaggccggcgtacacaccATACATACAATTCTcgtacttgtgccatcgaACATTGGCACCCATTATTCCTGttgttttttagaacaacTACAGGATGCATTACCAGCTATAATTGATTTATTTCATTTCTAAAAGTTAACTCACAGCATTGTCCGACCAAAATTTCAGCCCCATGCGGGCACAGGTGCAGGAAACTAGCTGCTAATGCTAGGTTGTCTCCAGTCGAATCAGCTCTGTGATTATTCcccaagaagaaaaaggaaacaagaaaGGTTTAGCTCTTCCTACGCCTTGAGACTGATTGTGTGCTCCGACAGCGACTCTGCATCCACCGTCATGGTGTGGATGGCGGCGGATTGCAACGACGGGTGGTTGACCGCTAAGCTGTAGTCGCCATGGACGAGGTCGAGGTCGACGACTCCATTAGCGTCGGTGGTTGCAGCCGTCTTGTGGGTCTTCCACTCGGCGATGAGCTTGTCAACGAGGGCGCCCACAGGGAGGTTCTTGAAGCTGTTGTCCGTGAGGCACATGACGTAGCAGCCATTGGCGTGCCAGGCGGCCCACATGATGATGCCCTGCACGCCGGGGTGTCCGTAGCCTTCCCTGAGCACCTGCTCCAGGTACTTGACCTGGTTGGGGCCCTTGACGACGTCTACCTCGGTCATCCACATGGGCAGCTTGAGCTGCGCGAGGGTGTCGAGTGCGCCCCTGACGTAAGGGATGTTGGGCGTGGAGAAGTGGCTCTCGAGGCCGACGCCCAGCTTGAGGCCGCCATTGCCCGGGTAGCCGCGAATGAGCTTCATCTTGGCCACATACTTGGTGGGCGTGCCGTTGGGGTCCATGGGCTGCTCCAGGGTGTTGAATTCGTTCATGAAAAGGACGGCATTGTGGTCGATCTGGCCAACCTGCTGGTAGATCTGGGGAGACGCGTTGGGTCCCAGCTTGGTTTCGAAGAAGTTGAAGTGCAGGTTCTCGTTCACCACGTCCCAGTGGATGACCTTCCCTACGTACCGCGACACCACGGACTTGAGCCGCTTCTGCATCGCAGCCTTGAGCTGGTTCACGTTCATCGGCCTCACCCACCTAATCTGGGAGTTCTGGTCGTCCCAGAACACATTGTGACCACggacctgcatgcatgcagccagCGCAGATTGATTGATTAACAAAAGCGTACGTACGTAACAAGTACTAGCTAGGAATGTTGAGGATCCACACCACACGTAGGTACCTTGATGCCGTACTTCTGGGCGAGCTTAAGCATCGCATCCGGGATGCGATAGTCCTCCTGGTTCTGGTTCCACTCCGTGCTGTACCACTTCATCTCGTTCTCCATGGTGGCCACGGTGAAGCGCGACGTGAACCACTTCTCGTAGGCCGGGATGTTGAGGATCTCCTTGGTCATCGTGTTGCCGAAAGGGAACCCGGCCCGTAGGAGCTCGATGCTCATGTTGGCGTGCGCCATCGGCTTTCCGTCGGCGCCTCTCACCACGACCTTCACCGTGCTCCGGCGGGCCTTGTTGGCGGATTGGAGGGCGTGGGCGTCCCACtcctcgaaggagaagggctGCAGGGACACGCTGTCCACCCAGATGTCCACGTGGTCGTCGCTCTGCATGCCATgcaattagctagctagcaatgACACATGCAAATAGCAATTACTTTCTCCTGGACCTAAGGTACCTCAAAGAAGATCTCTCCTGGTCCGGAATGATATGCATGCGCAGTCATACCACCCTTGAGCATGGTCCAACAGCCGGACTGGACGTCGATGGCGCCCGCGGTGATGTTCTCGCCGTTGGGGGCTTTCACCATCGCCCTCACGTGAGCCGTGCCGGCCGAAACCCGTAACCATGCTGCACGCAcacgaggaataacaagatcGATGTAGTATATAAGGACAAACTTACATGCATACcactctagctagctagtatcTCGCTTTGTACACACGTACTTACCCGATAGAGAGTAGTGTGTGTCACCCTGCATCTGGACCTTCTGGTACACGCTGTGAGACAGTGCTGCGGCGTTGGTGCCTGTGCCTGTGCCGGACAGCTGAGAGCTGCCCGCGCCATGCACCACGGCGAAGTTGTTGCCGGACTGCGACGACCTTCTCACACCAGCCTTGATGTTGCGGTACGTCGACCAGCCCATCAGGCCATTGTTGAAGTCGCCGTTCTGGATGATCCCGCTTTTGTAGAGAGGTCCCATCGGATCGCTGAGGCACTGCAAATCCAACCAAACACGAAATTATGGAAGGAATATTTTAGTAGAGTGGTTTAAATTCATAGAAAAAGGGACTATGAGATTGACTAGATATGTTTTTGGACCAAGCTAAATATATACTCCTATATCCCTAAGTGCTAAGTGATCCAAAGTTAACCAGGTCGTTGCATATTCTCTTTACATTTAGATCTAAAAAACACCAAAGTTTCTCACGGGAAAGATTGCAAATCCGTTAGCATATGTGAAACAATATATAGCACTCATTCATCGAATCTATTCCCATGTTGACAACTTGAGATACATACAAAAAAGGAGTACTAGACAACACACTTGCCTCAATACTTGCTGTATGATCATATTCCACGGACTGGACCATGCATCCTACATCAAGAACAGACGTATATACATCAGCAAGGTGATCTCGTGCACATACATATGTCAACATTCACCTTTAACTATCAGCTATATACGCACCAATTCAACGGTTGTTGGTTGAAAGAACAAAGTATATATATGAGTAAACTGATCAATATATAAACTGACCTTGCAAGAGTGAGATCCATAACAAACAAAGCACTGGTTTACCAATGAAATCCCTCATTGCGAGTATCTCTCACTCTCTTTCGGTTACTGATACTAAACCTGATATGCCAGTGAATGGACAGATCGaggtgcatatatatatatatatatatatatacactaacCCTGAATGCACTCACGAAAAGAGTTCGATACTTTTATTTTCCTCTAACCTGGTAGTAAATGAAGCGAGAGAAACGGTGCAACGAGAGACAGTTCAAAATGTGTGGACGCAGTTGAGGCCATGTTATTTATAGGCTTCAAGCTAGTCGTGTACTCCTTCCTATATGAACTTAACAGAAGGTGTCATAGACTGCGTCAATATATGCATGCTAGCTTGCATGCGtacgtgcaatttttttttgtcaggcTCTTCGAGATGGCCACCGAGCACGGTCTTCTCTCTGATCTGCCGCATGCTTCCAACAGAATTAGAACCTCCCTTTACGGGGATGATGTCGCTGTTTTTATATATTCACCCAAAGCTGGAGGACATGCAAATATGCAATGCTTGGTGACCGTGCTCGACTCCTTCGCTGCCATCTCCTGTCTCCGTATCAATGCAGCGAAAAGTCTTTTTTTAGCTAAACTTCCAACTTTAACTGCTTCAGAAAACCCCAACAGGGGCGGTAAAAAAATGGGGTTAGTGGCGTCCGCCACCAACCCTGCACCACTGGTGTTTTTACCACCGGTGGTGGCTAAAATATCCGTCACTACTGCTCCGAAGTCACCAATGACGGGTAAAATATCACCACCGGTATAAATTTCGAAGGTCTCCGAAGTCACCGAAGACCTCTAGACCACCACTATAAATTTCTTCGGCACCTTCTGAAAATTGCGTGGAGTGCAACAGTGGCAGGCACaatacccgccattggtgatttccagtggcggtggctgGCCACTGGTTTCTTTCCATTGGCGGTGgtttttaaccgccactggtacagTTTTCTCctgaaaaaaatgaattatGTAATTATTtaaatattcctgtagcacaTAATAGCAGCAATACAacacagaaa includes:
- the LOC100833088 gene encoding uncharacterized protein LOC100833088, coding for MRDFIGKPVLCLLWISLLQGCMVQSVEYDHTASIECLSDPMGPLYKSGIIQNGDFNNGLMGWSTYRNIKAGVRRSSQSGNNFAVVHGAGSSQLSGTGTGTNAAALSHSVYQKVQMQGDTHYSLSAWLRVSAGTAHVRAMVKAPNGENITAGAIDVQSGCWTMLKGGMTAHAYHSGPGEIFFESDDHVDIWVDSVSLQPFSFEEWDAHALQSANKARRSTVKVVVRGADGKPMAHANMSIELLRAGFPFGNTMTKEILNIPAYEKWFTSRFTVATMENEMKWYSTEWNQNQEDYRIPDAMLKLAQKYGIKVRGHNVFWDDQNSQIRWVRPMNVNQLKAAMQKRLKSVVSRYVGKVIHWDVVNENLHFNFFETKLGPNASPQIYQQVGQIDHNAVLFMNEFNTLEQPMDPNGTPTKYVAKMKLIRGYPGNGGLKLGVGLESHFSTPNIPYVRGALDTLAQLKLPMWMTEVDVVKGPNQVKYLEQVLREGYGHPGVQGIIMWAAWHANGCYVMCLTDNSFKNLPVGALVDKLIAEWKTHKTAATTDANGVVDLDLVHGDYSLAVNHPSLQSAAIHTMTVDAESLSEHTISLKA